In a single window of the Cucumis melo cultivar AY chromosome 11, USDA_Cmelo_AY_1.0, whole genome shotgun sequence genome:
- the LOC103498379 gene encoding H/ACA ribonucleoprotein complex non-core subunit NAF1-like, with translation MVEFAPNSNTTSAPDGLLHTSSKLKNSEPLDSFDSKAIDYSFVDSFLDYDSFNDWFDELTSPNMVDTQKLLPEGDAHLSQSVEKSVPVIDGVQSNFVRSEDFKIEMQASGEACNNSTDLNSIIEEGMSKVSLVLDGGCTSKVELESEADDGENDVESEGTSSISTSSSSSSGGSSDNEVDKEEENSSSSSSSDYDDEEEEYIVEAEGKREIGELEEGEIRDADGEDEEASADDMVAWDNDGEDLDGEDLDGDDEDLDGEEEEARAEGGPITSKNELKVLPPVPQVHATLQPHHQMLPVGVVLSMLGNQVIVEGVEKHNPLSEGSILWITEARSPLGLVDEIFGPVKNPYYSVRYNSESEVPLGISGGTHVSFVLEFADYVLNNKDLYKKGYDASGVNDEEVSDDGEFSDDEKELEFKKMQRLAKRAMNDNQQINGNKNNGRKKKNNAKARKFVQHTVENANVSDESKKFYGQRTPEQATIFEGRKFDHPTPQQAKMDMVQPSPNQNQQTGPPLAPFVYEGGCPNLSVAEQCFMNETGVMSSFPPTYNPYFTPAMNGIRPAEMPFQFPQQQNPFFPNGLPMNGMPWLLQNPAQQMPQMPMLNTFVGAAYPQGFVGSSSALPNSLTTVGAQGIHSGGLQFGQNQNNLQPAAQQFNPPNSHPPGTFSGNRVPQQFNQNSSSKQGRKSHGRGGPHFRGRRGGQQSR, from the exons ATGGTAGAGTTTGCTCCCAACTCCAACACTACTTCTGCCCCCGACGGCCTTCTTCACACTTCTTCTAAGCTTAAGAACTCCGAGCCACTTGACTCTTTTGACTCCAAGGCCATTGATTACTCATTCGTCGATTCCTTCCTCGATTACGATTCTTTTAATGACTGGTTTGACGAATTAACATCGCCCAATATGGTCGATACACAAAAGCTTCTTCCTGAAGGAGATGCCCATTTGAGTCAATCCGTTGAAAAGTCTGTTCCAGTTATCGATGGAGTTCAATCAAATTTTGTCAGGTCTGAAGATTTTAAAATAGAAATGCAGGCGAGTGGTGAGGCTTGTAACAACTCTACAGATTTAAATTCAATCATTGAAGAAGGGATGTCAAAGGTTAGCTTGGTTCTTGATGGTGGGTGCACTTCGAAGGTTGAGTTGGAGTCTGAAGCAGATGATGGTGAAAATGATGTGGAGTCAGAGGGCACAAGTTCAATTTCAACATCTAGTAGTAGTAGCTCTGGGGGAAGTAGCGACAATGAAGTAGACAAGGAGGAAGAGAATTCATCTTCTTCCAGTAGCAGTGATTACGATGATGAAGAAGAGGAGTACATTGTAGAAGCAGAGGGAAAGAGAGAAATTGGTGAACTTGAAGAAGGTGAGATAAGGGATGCTGATGGTGAGGACGAAGAAGCTTCTGCAGATGACATGGTTGCGTGGGATAATGATGGTGAAGACCTCGATGGTGAAGACCTCGATGGTGATGATGAAGACCTTGATGGAGAAGAGGAAGAGGCTAGGGCTGAAGGAGGGCCAATTACTTCTAAAAATGAGCTTAAG GTTCTTCCTCCAGTTCCTCAAGTGCATGCTACGCTGCAGCCGCACCACCAAATGCTTCCTGTTGGAGTTGTTTTGTCA ATGCTTGGCAATCAGGTCATTGTAGAGGGTGTTGAGAAGCACAATCCTCTTAGCGAGGGCTCTATTCTTTGGATAACTGAAGCTAGATCTCCATTGGGGTTGGTAGATGAAATCTTTGGACCTGTAAAAAATCCTTACTATTCTGTAAGGTACAATTCTGAAAGTGAAGTTCCTCTTGGGATTAGTGGTGGCACTCATGTCTCCTTCGTTCTTGAGTTTGCGGATTATGTGCTAAATAACAAAGACCTGTACAAGAAGGGGTATGATGCATCTGGAGTGAATGATGAAGAGGTGTCAGATGATGGTGAGTTCTCAGATGATGAGAAAGAGCTTGAGTTCAAGAAAATGCAAAGGTTGGCTAAGAGGGCTATGAATGATAACCAACAGATCAATGGAAACAAAAATAATGgtaggaagaagaaaaacaacgCTAAAGCCAGGAAATTTGTTCAGCATACAGTTGAGAATGCAAATGTATCTGATGAGTCCAAGAAATTTTATGGCCAGCGCACACCTGAGCAAGCAACAATATTTGAAGGCAGAAAATTCGATCACCCGACACCACAGCAAGCAAAAATGGATATGGTTCAGCCATCTCCGAATCAAAACCAGCAAACGGGCCCTCCTTTGGCACCATTTGTATATGAAGGTGGTTGTCCAAACCTTTCAGTTGCAGAACAATGCTTTATGAATGAAACTGGTGTTATGTCATCTTTTCCACCAACGTACAACCCCTACTTTACACCAGCAATGAATGGAATTAGGCCAGCAGAAATGCCATTTCAGTTTCCGCAGCAGCAGAATCCGTTCTTTCCCAACGGTCTTCCAATGAATGGCATGCCTTGGTTATTACAGAATCCTGCACAACAAATGCCTCAAATGCCCATGCTGAATACCTTTGTTGGAGCAGCGTATCCCCAGGGGTTCGTAGGTTCATCATCCGCCCTACCTAATTCCTTGACAACGGTAGGGGCACAAGGAATCCATTCCGGTGGACTACAGTTTGGACAGAATCAAAACAACTTGCAGCCTGCAGCACAACAATTCAATCCCCCAAACTCACACCCGCCAGGTACATTTTCAGGAAACAGAGTACCACAACAGTTTAACCAAAACTCATCTTCAAAGCAGGGAAGAAAATCTCATGGTCGCGGTGGACCTCATTTTAGAGGTAGAAGAGGTGGACAACAAAGTAGATGA